The Vibrio agarivorans genome contains the following window.
ATAGAATAAGGGCGCTCAGTTGAGCGCCCTTATTGTTTTAGAGAGGAGTGATTATAACATCTGCTTTAATCGATACAGCGCTTCAAGTGCCTGGCGAGGTGTTAGCTCATCAGGGTCAATGGTCGCTAATGCTTCTTCGAGTTCACTTGGCTCAGGAATTAAGCTCAATTGAATCTCAGCTTTTGGCTCGCCAGTCGTTGGTGTACTCACTGTCTCTTGAGTCGAGAGTTGCTCAAGTTGATTGAGTTTGGCACGTGCATTTTTAATCACGGTTTTCGGCACGCCGGCTAACCCTGCGACGGCAAGGCCATAAGACTTACTTGCCGCTCCCTCTTGTACCGCGTGCATAAAGGCAATGCTGTCGCCATGCTCAACGGCATCAAGGTGGACGTTTGCCAGCGTATCAATTTGTTGTGGTAATTCTGTTAGCTCAAAGTAGTGGGTTGCAAACAGTGTCAGCGCTCCAATTTTCTTTGCTAACCACTCTGCCGTTGCCCAAGCCAAAGATAATCCATCATAGGTGCTCGTGCCGCGACCAATTTCGTCCATCAGCACCAAGCTGCTGCTCGTAGAGTTGTGGAGGATATTCGCCGTTTCTGTCATCTCCACCATAAAGGTCGAGCGCCCAGATGCGAGATCATCGGACGCACCGATACGGGTAAATATACGATCAACCGAGCCAATATGCGCCGACTCTGCAGGGACAAATGAACCAATATGTGCCAGCAATGCAATTAGAGCTGTTTGGCGCATATAGGTCGATTTACCGCCCATATTCGGACCGGTAATGATCAGCATGCGGCGTTTGTCGTTCAAGCTAATTGGATTGGCAATGAACGGGTCTTCCATGACTTGCTCTACGACAGGGTGGCGACCGCCTTGAATTTCAATTCCCGCTTGTTCACTTAGGATAGGGCGACAGTAATCTAAGGTATCAGCGCGCTCTGCCAGGTTTTGCAGAATATCCAGTTGAGACAGTGCAGAAGCAAGGTTTTGCATTGGCTCGAGTTGCGGCAATAGCAGGTCAAACAGCTCTTCCCATAGCTTTTTCTCTAGTGCGAGTGCTTTAGATTTGGAGTTGAGAACCTTGTCTTCATGCTCTTTGAGTTCAGGAATGATATAGCGCTCAGCATTTTTCAGTGTTTGACGGCGCACATAGTGTGGCGGTACGAGATGGCTTTGACCTCGGCTTACCTGAATAAAGAAGCCGTGCACATTGTTGTATCCGACCTTGAGGGTATCAATGCCGTGACGTTCACGCTCGTCTTGCTCCATTTTATCGAGATACTCAGTAGCTCCATCAGCAAGCTTACGCCATTCATCAAGCTCGGCGTTGTAGCCTGAAGCAATCACACCACCATCACGGATAACCACAGGTGGGTTCTCTTTGATCGCATGCTCTAACAGTTCACACATTTCGTCCATTGGTGCGCTGAATTGAGCCAATTGCTTGAGGTATGGGTGCTCCACCGATTCAAGGTTTGCTTGCAGCTCTGGTAATTGTTGTAGCGCTTGGCGCAGGCGCGCTAAATCACGTGGACGAGCGCTGCGCAGTGCTAAACGCGCAAGAATACGTTCAATATCACCAATCTGTTTGAGTACGGGCTGTAAGTCTGCAAATAGAGAGGAGTCTTTAATTTCTGCAATCGCATCAAGACGATGGTTTAGTGTATCGATGGTACGCATAGGTTGATGCAACCAACGCTTGAGCATTCGGCTTCCCATAGGCGTTGCCGTATGATCAAGCACTTCAGCCAAGGTGTTGTCTGTGCCACCCGAGAGGTTTTGCGTGATCTCAAGGTTACGACGAGTTGCGGCATCCATGATCACGCTATGATCTTGGCGATCTAATGTCAGTGAGCGAATATGAGGTAGTGCAGTACGCTGCGTATCTTTGACATATTGGATCAAGCAACCCGCAGCGCGCAGGCCAAGCTCCGCCTGTTCGACACCAAAGCCGACCAAATCGCGAGTGCCAAACTGTTGATTGAGCTGCTGTCGAGCAGTCTCTAATTCAAACTCCCAAACTGGACGGCGGCGATTGCCATTGCGCCCTGTCATAATATGTACGGGTTCAAAGTCTTCTGGAAATAGTAGCTCGCGCGGAGAAGTACGTTGCAGCTCTGCAATCATCGCTTCTTCGTTCTCAGGTTCAATTAACTGAAAGCGCCCTGAAGTCACATCGAGTGTGGCATATCCAAAACCACCATTATGGTGATAGATAGCCGCAATCAGGTTATCAATACGCTCAGAAAGCAGCGCTTCGTCTGTCACCGTACCTGGCGTGACGATGCGTACGACTTTACGTTCAACCGGACCTTTGCTGGTGGCAGGATCGCCAATCTGTTCACAAATGGCGACAGATTCACCCAATTGAACCAATTTCGCCAAGTAGCCTTCAACCGCATGAAAAGGCACCCCAGCCATCGGGATCGGCTCGCCGGCGGATGAACCACGTTTAGTCAGTGAAATATCGAGCAGTTGCGATGCTCGTTTTGCATCATCATAGAAAAGCTCATAAAAATCCCCCATACGATAAAACAGTAGAATGTCAGGATTCTCAGCCTTCAGTTTTAGATACTGTTGCATCATCGGAGTATGTTTTTGTTGTGCTTTCACTACGCTCGCCTTTGGTTCCAATTTCTAGCCGCTTAGGATACGCCAATCAAACTATAGCGAAAAGGGGTAACCAGTATTTCTTGCTTGTGGAAAACAGAGTGAAAAAGCAAAGGTATGTAGTTTAGAGTGTGGGTTGCGTTATTGAAAAAATGATAAAAAGTAAATTTCGGTTGGAGGGAGATATTGCACAACGATCTCCTTGCTTCAGAGCGCTATAAGGTTCTCATCCGTTCTGAAAGCAAAGAGAAACTTATGAAGCGAATTCAAAGCAAGCGAGTGCTGAGCAAACTAGTGTTTATTGGGCTATCGGGTGCAGTCATACTTGCGGCTTATCTTTATAAAGAAATAGACCAAAGGCAAAATGAGCAGGAAAGAATACCGTTAGGCGGCTTTGAGGTTCAGGTTTTTTTTGACATAAAATCAGGTGGTTAGGTTGGGCGTTGAGATGCTATGTAGTTTGAATTTAGATTTTTTTTGTTGAGAGTGACCTAGAATACATTTCTCTATTTTTAACTACTTTTATTTGTTGGTAGCAGTGAACGATTTCCATCATGGTGAATGGGTAACGAAAAACAATTAACTTAGCCCTACACGTTGGAGATTATTCCATGACGACAAATAAAGAATTTTTGAAACCTGGCCTGACTTATAGCGAAGAAGCGGTGCTCTATACTGGACGTTTTATCACGGTCAATAAGCAGCAGCCTGCTGCAACAGCGGTGGTGGTAAAAGAAGGCAAAATTCAGTTTACTGGCACGAGAGACCAAGCTGAAACTTATCTAA
Protein-coding sequences here:
- the mutS gene encoding DNA mismatch repair protein MutS: MKAQQKHTPMMQQYLKLKAENPDILLFYRMGDFYELFYDDAKRASQLLDISLTKRGSSAGEPIPMAGVPFHAVEGYLAKLVQLGESVAICEQIGDPATSKGPVERKVVRIVTPGTVTDEALLSERIDNLIAAIYHHNGGFGYATLDVTSGRFQLIEPENEEAMIAELQRTSPRELLFPEDFEPVHIMTGRNGNRRRPVWEFELETARQQLNQQFGTRDLVGFGVEQAELGLRAAGCLIQYVKDTQRTALPHIRSLTLDRQDHSVIMDAATRRNLEITQNLSGGTDNTLAEVLDHTATPMGSRMLKRWLHQPMRTIDTLNHRLDAIAEIKDSSLFADLQPVLKQIGDIERILARLALRSARPRDLARLRQALQQLPELQANLESVEHPYLKQLAQFSAPMDEMCELLEHAIKENPPVVIRDGGVIASGYNAELDEWRKLADGATEYLDKMEQDERERHGIDTLKVGYNNVHGFFIQVSRGQSHLVPPHYVRRQTLKNAERYIIPELKEHEDKVLNSKSKALALEKKLWEELFDLLLPQLEPMQNLASALSQLDILQNLAERADTLDYCRPILSEQAGIEIQGGRHPVVEQVMEDPFIANPISLNDKRRMLIITGPNMGGKSTYMRQTALIALLAHIGSFVPAESAHIGSVDRIFTRIGASDDLASGRSTFMVEMTETANILHNSTSSSLVLMDEIGRGTSTYDGLSLAWATAEWLAKKIGALTLFATHYFELTELPQQIDTLANVHLDAVEHGDSIAFMHAVQEGAASKSYGLAVAGLAGVPKTVIKNARAKLNQLEQLSTQETVSTPTTGEPKAEIQLSLIPEPSELEEALATIDPDELTPRQALEALYRLKQML